One Pseudorhodoplanes sinuspersici DNA segment encodes these proteins:
- a CDS encoding DUF1772 domain-containing protein gives MLQRLATFTCAAAFAAIAIYISIVEQPSRLLMDDRSQLLQWASSYPPAMKIQGGLAILAGLSAIWIWFRSRNALWLIGALLILANWPYTLLMLNPINHALMTMASSASVETSRALVEQWGWLHAVRSLLGVIAAGLFAVALVRDVKTQPGAAIAAT, from the coding sequence ATGCTGCAACGCCTTGCCACATTCACCTGCGCGGCTGCATTTGCTGCGATCGCGATCTACATCAGCATCGTCGAGCAGCCTTCGCGATTGCTGATGGATGATCGCTCCCAATTGCTGCAATGGGCATCGAGTTACCCGCCGGCCATGAAGATCCAGGGCGGACTTGCGATCCTGGCGGGATTATCAGCGATCTGGATCTGGTTCCGGTCGCGCAACGCGCTGTGGCTGATTGGCGCGCTTCTGATCCTGGCCAACTGGCCGTACACTTTGCTGATGCTCAATCCGATCAATCATGCATTGATGACGATGGCTTCATCGGCGAGCGTAGAGACAAGCCGCGCGCTGGTCGAGCAATGGGGCTGGCTGCATGCAGTACGGAGTCTGCTCGGTGTTATCGCAGCCGGGTTGTTTGCGGTTGCACTTGTGCGTGATGTGAAGACACAGCCCGGCGCCGCTATTGCGGCGACGTGA
- a CDS encoding MarR family winged helix-turn-helix transcriptional regulator: MKPSPAQLTDLILEIFRTNGRLLAAGDDLVADLGLTSARWQVLGAIALAPERLPVAQIARDMGLTRQAVQRIANDLEAAGLLRFEENPRHQRAQLVLLTPAGRKAFDAAMARQLPWAKNLGATLKADEVETALTVLRTIRERATVEVALKPVRQRTKSGV; encoded by the coding sequence ATGAAGCCGAGCCCAGCGCAACTGACCGACCTCATTCTGGAAATCTTCCGGACTAACGGGCGCTTGCTCGCGGCTGGCGACGACCTTGTTGCCGATCTTGGCCTCACCAGCGCGCGCTGGCAGGTGCTTGGTGCGATCGCGCTGGCGCCGGAGCGATTGCCGGTGGCGCAGATCGCGCGCGATATGGGGCTGACGCGGCAGGCCGTGCAACGCATTGCCAACGATCTCGAGGCGGCAGGCTTGCTGCGTTTCGAGGAGAATCCGCGGCATCAACGCGCACAACTGGTGCTGCTGACGCCGGCCGGACGAAAGGCTTTCGATGCGGCCATGGCGCGCCAGCTTCCCTGGGCAAAGAATCTCGGCGCTACGCTGAAAGCCGATGAGGTCGAGACCGCACTGACCGTGTTGCGGACGATCCGCGAGCGGGCAACCGTCGAAGTCGCACTGAAACCGGTCAGACAACGAACCAAGTCAGGAGTGTAG
- the truA gene encoding tRNA pseudouridine(38-40) synthase TruA: MPRYKFLIEYDGRPYRGWQYQADAPTIQGALEDAIAQFDGQRVTIQGAGRTDAGVHALGQVAHADLRSEHDGGTVRDALNFYLRPQPIAILAAERVGDDFNARFSANARHYLYRIVNRRPDLALDAGRSWRVGRPLDIEAMREAAKRLIGKHDFTTFRSTECQSKSPLKTLDQLDIETDGWNVNVLVSARSFLHNQVRSMVGSLVHVGEGKWSADDITRILQARDRTKCGQVAPAEGLYLVKVDY; encoded by the coding sequence ATGCCACGCTACAAATTCCTCATCGAATATGACGGCCGGCCCTATCGCGGCTGGCAATATCAGGCCGATGCGCCGACCATTCAGGGCGCACTCGAAGACGCGATCGCACAATTCGACGGCCAGCGCGTCACGATCCAGGGCGCGGGACGCACCGACGCCGGTGTGCATGCGCTGGGTCAGGTCGCGCATGCGGACCTGCGCAGCGAACATGATGGCGGGACGGTGCGCGATGCGCTGAATTTCTATCTGCGGCCGCAGCCGATCGCGATCCTTGCCGCTGAACGTGTTGGCGACGATTTCAATGCGCGGTTCTCGGCCAACGCGCGACATTATCTCTATCGCATCGTCAACCGGCGGCCGGATCTGGCGCTCGATGCCGGCCGCTCATGGCGCGTCGGTCGTCCGCTCGATATCGAGGCGATGCGCGAGGCGGCGAAGCGGCTCATTGGCAAGCATGATTTCACGACATTTCGCTCGACCGAATGTCAGTCGAAGTCGCCGCTGAAGACGCTGGATCAACTCGATATCGAAACCGATGGCTGGAATGTGAACGTGCTCGTTTCCGCACGGTCGTTCCTGCACAATCAGGTGCGCTCGATGGTCGGATCGCTAGTGCATGTCGGCGAAGGCAAATGGAGTGCGGACGACATCACCCGCATTCTGCAGGCACGCGATCGGACGAAATGCGGACAAGTGGCTCCGGCAGAGGGCCTGTATCTGGTGAAAGTGGACTATTGA
- a CDS encoding GNAT family N-acetyltransferase codes for MTILVRTETPDDHDAIRSVNKAAFGVSVEADLVDRLRADGDLLLSLVAEGENGIVGYCGFSRLIIDANDKHANGVSLGPVAVLPREQKHGVGQKMVREGVARLKAMGETLIIVLGEPAYYSRFGFDVAAASAFRTPYDGPYLQALRLSDDAPAGGDVRYAAAFAGL; via the coding sequence ATGACGATTCTCGTAAGAACCGAAACGCCGGACGATCACGACGCCATTCGTTCGGTCAACAAGGCCGCCTTCGGCGTATCCGTCGAGGCCGATCTCGTTGATCGTTTGCGCGCCGATGGGGATCTGCTTCTTTCGCTTGTCGCGGAAGGTGAGAACGGGATTGTCGGTTATTGCGGATTTTCCCGGCTGATAATTGACGCGAATGACAAGCATGCAAATGGGGTGTCGCTCGGGCCTGTGGCCGTGCTGCCGCGGGAGCAGAAGCACGGTGTCGGACAAAAGATGGTTCGCGAAGGGGTCGCGCGACTGAAAGCTATGGGCGAGACTTTGATCATTGTCCTTGGCGAGCCGGCTTATTATTCGCGCTTCGGATTCGATGTTGCTGCGGCCTCAGCCTTTCGCACACCCTATGACGGACCGTATCTGCAAGCGCTGCGTCTGTCGGACGACGCGCCGGCCGGCGGCGATGTGCGGTATGCTGCCGCCTTTGCGGGCTTGTGA
- a CDS encoding pyridoxamine 5'-phosphate oxidase family protein — MKAAFKRQIIALLDQHRIMSVATNRPDGWPQATIVGYANDGLVIYCFIARDSQKFANLMRDPRVSIAIANDVRQPLQIKGLSMAARAEWVEARGEIDHAYTLLLQRYPEYKIMPQPDPAAVPLMRFTPEIVSILDYSKGFGHSDLVSVNASDLEDVVEGRRHHWAGHPAESFNKRMAERSHM, encoded by the coding sequence ATGAAAGCCGCATTCAAGCGCCAGATTATCGCGTTGCTGGATCAGCATCGTATCATGAGCGTGGCAACCAACCGGCCCGACGGATGGCCGCAGGCGACGATCGTCGGCTACGCGAATGACGGCCTGGTCATCTACTGTTTCATCGCCCGCGACAGCCAGAAATTCGCCAATCTCATGCGCGACCCGCGTGTGTCGATCGCGATCGCCAACGACGTCCGCCAGCCGTTGCAGATCAAGGGCCTGTCGATGGCCGCACGCGCCGAATGGGTCGAAGCGCGTGGTGAAATCGATCATGCCTATACCCTGCTGCTGCAGCGTTATCCCGAATACAAGATCATGCCGCAGCCCGACCCGGCGGCCGTTCCGTTGATGCGCTTCACACCGGAGATCGTGTCGATTCTGGATTATTCGAAAGGCTTTGGTCATTCCGATCTCGTCAGCGTGAACGCGAGCGATTTGGAAGATGTCGTCGAAGGCCGGCGGCATCATTGGGCCGGGCATCCCGCCGAGAGTTTCAACAAACGCATGGCCGAACGCAGCCATATGTGA
- the fmt gene encoding methionyl-tRNA formyltransferase: MPLRLIFMGTPDFAVPTLVEIVGAGHEVVAVYTREPKPAGRGMELQDTPVAREAKRFGLPVLTPKTLRTQEAQAQFRAFDADAAVVVAYGLILPAAILEAVPLGCFNLHASLLPRWRGAAPINRAVMAGDAESGVTVMKMDEGLDTGGMAMMERMPIDADMTAGALHDRLASIGSDLMHRALGALERGTLQVVPQPDAGVTYAEKLNKGETRIDWSKPAQEVHNHIRGLSPFPGAWFELPGEKAPVRVKVLRSTRVSGSGAPGTLLDDNLTIACGDGAIRILELQRAGKQPMKADEFLRGNKLAPGAVLR, translated from the coding sequence ATGCCGCTCCGCCTGATCTTCATGGGCACGCCGGACTTTGCGGTGCCGACGCTGGTGGAGATCGTCGGCGCCGGGCATGAGGTGGTTGCCGTCTATACGCGCGAGCCAAAGCCGGCCGGCCGCGGCATGGAGCTGCAGGATACGCCGGTGGCGCGCGAGGCCAAGCGCTTCGGCCTGCCGGTGCTGACGCCGAAGACATTGCGGACGCAAGAGGCGCAGGCGCAGTTCCGCGCCTTCGATGCCGATGCTGCGGTGGTCGTCGCCTATGGGCTGATCCTGCCGGCGGCGATTCTCGAGGCGGTGCCGCTCGGCTGTTTCAATCTGCATGCGTCTCTGTTGCCGCGCTGGCGTGGTGCTGCGCCGATCAACCGCGCGGTGATGGCAGGCGATGCGGAGAGCGGCGTCACCGTCATGAAGATGGACGAGGGCCTCGACACCGGCGGCATGGCGATGATGGAGCGCATGCCGATCGATGCCGACATGACCGCCGGCGCTCTGCACGATCGTCTGGCCAGTATCGGCAGCGATCTGATGCATCGTGCGCTCGGCGCACTGGAGCGCGGCACGCTGCAAGTCGTGCCGCAACCGGACGCGGGCGTGACCTACGCCGAAAAGCTGAACAAGGGCGAAACGCGGATCGACTGGAGCAAACCGGCGCAGGAGGTGCACAACCACATCCGCGGGCTGTCACCCTTTCCCGGCGCGTGGTTTGAGTTGCCGGGCGAGAAGGCGCCGGTGCGGGTGAAGGTGTTGCGCTCGACACGCGTCTCCGGCAGTGGCGCGCCAGGCACGTTGCTCGATGACAATCTCACCATCGCCTGCGGCGACGGCGCCATCCGCATTCTGGAATTGCAACGCGCCGGCAAGCAGCCAATGAAGGCGGATGAATTCCTGCGCGGCAACAAGCTCGCGCCCGGCGCCGTGCTCCGATAG
- the def gene encoding peptide deformylase: MALRDIIVIPDKRLRLVSKPVEKVDAAIRKLADDMFETMYEAPGIGLAAIQIAEPLRLVTMDLAGKEEEKRPAVFINPEILWSSEEMNVHEEGCLSIPEYYEEVERPAKIKVRYLDLDGKLHEVDADGMLATCLQHEIDHLNGVLFIDHISKLKRDRVIKKYTKIAKQAAE, translated from the coding sequence ATGGCACTCCGCGACATCATCGTTATTCCTGACAAGCGCCTGCGTCTGGTCTCCAAGCCGGTCGAGAAGGTGGATGCGGCTATCCGCAAACTCGCCGACGACATGTTCGAGACCATGTATGAGGCACCCGGCATCGGCCTCGCCGCGATCCAGATCGCCGAGCCGCTGCGCCTCGTCACCATGGACCTTGCCGGCAAGGAAGAAGAGAAGAGGCCGGCCGTCTTCATCAATCCGGAGATCCTGTGGTCGTCGGAGGAGATGAACGTGCACGAGGAAGGCTGCCTCTCGATCCCGGAATATTACGAGGAGGTCGAGCGGCCGGCGAAGATCAAGGTCCGCTATCTCGATCTCGACGGGAAGCTGCACGAAGTCGACGCCGACGGCATGCTGGCGACCTGCCTGCAGCATGAGATCGACCATCTGAACGGCGTGTTGTTCATCGACCATATCTCGAAGCTGAAGCGCGACCGCGTCATCAAGAAATACACCAAGATCGCGAAACAGGCGGCGGAGTAA
- a CDS encoding DNA recombination protein RmuC: MDTFALIRDRLTGVDPLLVVAIVAAAFALVLAAVIGVAVVLMARRRRRLLQAAEAERIETEQNEARMQSEARMAELRRMQAETSGLVRAMGDMLANRQSQFEKSFSERLDAVTHRVGQSVQHSTQQTTDNLARLNERLAVIDSAQQNITALASQVTSLQSVLSNKQQRGAFGQGRMEMIIEDGLPKGTYEFQFTLSNSTRPDCVIHFPDQRPLIIDAKFPLEAVTAFRDSKSDDERNLAGKLLRQHVSKHIADIAGKYLLPGETQDLALMFVPSESVYAELHDQFDDLIQRAFRSKVVIVSPSLLMLAIQVIQQIHRDAKMREAADKIHAEVGNLMDDLRRLRDRVNKLDNHFGQANEDIRQILISADKMEKRGARIREVEFDGDDDDASAVVIPAPIGARRIAGE; this comes from the coding sequence ATGGACACCTTCGCCCTGATCCGGGACCGCCTGACCGGCGTCGATCCCCTGCTGGTTGTCGCCATCGTCGCGGCGGCCTTCGCGCTCGTTCTGGCGGCCGTCATCGGCGTCGCGGTGGTGCTGATGGCGCGGCGGCGACGCCGCCTGTTGCAGGCCGCAGAAGCGGAGCGAATCGAAACCGAACAGAACGAAGCGCGGATGCAGAGCGAAGCCCGCATGGCCGAGCTTCGCCGCATGCAGGCGGAAACCTCGGGTCTCGTCCGGGCCATGGGCGACATGCTGGCCAACCGGCAGTCGCAATTCGAGAAATCTTTCTCCGAGCGGCTGGACGCCGTGACCCATCGTGTCGGCCAGTCGGTGCAGCACTCCACACAGCAGACCACCGACAATCTCGCGCGGCTGAACGAACGGCTCGCGGTGATCGATTCGGCGCAGCAAAATATCACGGCCCTCGCCTCGCAGGTCACCTCGCTGCAAAGCGTGCTGTCGAACAAGCAGCAGCGCGGCGCCTTCGGCCAGGGCCGCATGGAGATGATCATCGAGGATGGGCTGCCGAAGGGCACCTACGAATTCCAGTTCACGCTGTCGAACAGCACCCGCCCGGACTGCGTCATCCACTTTCCCGACCAGCGCCCGCTGATCATCGATGCCAAGTTTCCGCTTGAGGCGGTGACCGCGTTCCGTGACTCGAAGTCCGACGACGAACGCAACCTCGCCGGCAAGCTGCTGCGTCAGCATGTGTCGAAACACATTGCCGATATCGCCGGCAAATACCTGCTGCCCGGCGAAACGCAGGATCTGGCGCTGATGTTCGTGCCGTCGGAATCCGTCTATGCCGAGTTGCACGACCAGTTCGACGATTTGATCCAGCGGGCCTTCCGCTCCAAGGTGGTGATCGTGTCGCCCTCGCTGCTGATGCTGGCGATCCAGGTGATCCAGCAGATCCATCGCGACGCCAAGATGCGCGAAGCCGCCGACAAGATTCACGCCGAGGTCGGCAATCTGATGGACGACCTGCGCCGCCTGCGTGACCGCGTCAACAAGCTCGACAACCACTTCGGCCAGGCCAATGAGGATATCCGGCAGATCCTCATCTCCGCCGACAAGATGGAGAAGCGCGGCGCGCGCATCCGCGAAGTGGAATTCGATGGTGACGACGACGATGCCAGCGCCGTGGTGATCCCGGCGCCGATCGGCGCCCGCCGGATCGCGGGGGAATAG
- a CDS encoding AmpG family muropeptide MFS transporter — protein sequence MTTLESSAKTTWSDALAVYLKPRVLIVILLGFSSGLPLALSGTTLAIWMTESGVNLRTIGLYALVGLPYTIKFLWAPLVDALDVPILSKALGRRRGWLVFSQLLLAAAILFLAFQNPSAALWPVALGAVLVAIASATQDIVIDAFRVESLETSEQAAGMAGYVAAYRIGMLASGAGVLALAAWLAHIGVTADAAWRWGYIAAAALMGVGLFATLMATEPSAPIDVVDKSRDPISRVALTAFGAFQEFLTRDMAIVVLLFVVLYKFCDAFAGVLTGPFVIDIGFDKATYAAIVKGVGLAAALVGGFAGGAVARALPLSTSLWVGGILQLLSNLTFAALALIGPNVPALTVTIIIENFCGAIGTVIFVAYLSALCGVRLHTATQFALLTALAAVGRTTLSSGGGFVAEATGWFMFFVISSLVAIPSLILLAWLQARGHFKTLEKKKDA from the coding sequence ATGACGACTCTTGAATCCTCCGCGAAAACCACCTGGTCCGACGCACTTGCGGTTTATCTGAAGCCGCGGGTGTTGATCGTCATCCTGCTCGGCTTTTCGTCGGGGCTTCCGCTCGCCTTGTCCGGCACCACGCTGGCGATCTGGATGACCGAGAGCGGGGTGAACCTGCGCACCATCGGTCTCTATGCGCTGGTCGGCCTGCCCTACACCATCAAGTTTCTCTGGGCGCCGCTGGTCGATGCGCTCGATGTGCCGATCCTGTCGAAGGCGCTCGGGCGGCGGCGCGGCTGGCTGGTCTTCTCGCAATTGCTGCTGGCCGCCGCGATCCTGTTCCTGGCCTTTCAGAATCCGAGTGCCGCGTTGTGGCCGGTCGCGCTGGGCGCGGTGCTGGTGGCCATTGCATCGGCGACGCAGGATATCGTCATCGATGCCTTCCGCGTCGAAAGCCTTGAGACCAGCGAGCAGGCGGCCGGCATGGCCGGCTATGTCGCCGCCTATCGCATCGGCATGCTGGCCTCCGGTGCCGGCGTGCTGGCGCTGGCGGCCTGGCTCGCACATATCGGCGTTACCGCCGATGCCGCGTGGCGGTGGGGCTATATCGCGGCGGCAGCGTTAATGGGTGTTGGCCTGTTCGCAACCCTGATGGCGACCGAACCGTCCGCGCCCATCGACGTTGTCGACAAGTCGCGCGATCCGATCAGCCGCGTGGCCCTGACCGCCTTCGGCGCCTTTCAGGAATTCCTGACGCGCGACATGGCCATCGTCGTGCTGCTGTTCGTCGTGCTGTACAAGTTTTGCGATGCCTTCGCCGGCGTGCTGACCGGGCCGTTCGTCATCGATATCGGTTTCGACAAGGCGACCTACGCGGCGATCGTCAAAGGCGTGGGGCTCGCCGCCGCCTTGGTCGGCGGTTTTGCCGGCGGTGCCGTTGCGCGCGCCTTGCCGCTCTCTACGAGCCTGTGGGTCGGCGGCATTTTGCAGCTTCTCTCCAATCTCACCTTTGCGGCACTGGCGCTGATCGGCCCGAATGTGCCGGCGCTCACCGTGACGATCATCATCGAGAATTTCTGCGGCGCCATCGGCACGGTGATCTTCGTGGCCTATCTCTCCGCTTTGTGCGGCGTGCGCCTGCACACCGCGACGCAGTTTGCGTTGCTGACAGCCCTCGCCGCCGTCGGCCGCACCACGCTGTCGTCCGGTGGCGGCTTCGTCGCCGAAGCGACCGGCTGGTTCATGTTCTTTGTGATTTCTTCTCTGGTTGCGATCCCGAGCCTGATCCTGCTGGCATGGCTGCAGGCCAGGGGGCATTTCAAGACACTGGAGAAGAAGAAGGACGCGTAA
- a CDS encoding DUF1622 domain-containing protein, with amino-acid sequence MFTEWIENVGAALDGAGVALITFGLLIATSRYFSALFGKAEIDAFRRLRQDIGRAILLGLEVLVAADIIRTVAVTPTLTSIAILAGIVAIRTVLSLSLQVEVEGRFPWQPERTNDESASA; translated from the coding sequence ATGTTCACAGAATGGATTGAAAATGTCGGCGCCGCGCTCGATGGCGCTGGCGTCGCACTGATTACATTCGGTCTCCTGATTGCGACCAGCCGTTATTTCTCCGCGCTTTTTGGAAAAGCGGAGATCGATGCCTTCCGCCGCTTGCGGCAGGATATCGGCCGGGCCATCCTGCTCGGACTGGAAGTGCTGGTCGCCGCGGACATCATTCGCACCGTTGCGGTCACACCGACGCTCACCAGTATCGCCATCCTGGCGGGCATTGTCGCCATCCGAACGGTGCTCAGCCTGAGCCTTCAGGTCGAGGTCGAGGGACGCTTTCCCTGGCAGCCCGAACGCACCAATGACGAAAGCGCCAGCGCCTGA
- a CDS encoding ParB-like protein, which yields MTVVREPLLNPVPIASLKPTQMTVGFREVEEKQQHWRAQGGGKKSKFLGQHMIPVIFGPKDRYYVIDHHHLARALQREGVKDILVEVVKDLRMLKGDAFWTFLDHHGWVYPYDAQGRRRPYADIPGGISSLADDPYRSLAGELRRAGGYAKDTTPFSEFLWADFLRPRIKRSAIEKDFEAAAEKALALAKSTDANFLPGWCGPVTG from the coding sequence ATGACGGTCGTTCGCGAGCCTCTTCTCAATCCCGTTCCCATCGCCAGCCTCAAGCCGACGCAGATGACGGTTGGATTTCGCGAAGTTGAAGAAAAACAGCAGCACTGGCGTGCGCAGGGCGGCGGCAAGAAATCCAAGTTTCTCGGCCAGCACATGATTCCGGTGATCTTCGGACCCAAGGATCGCTATTACGTCATCGATCATCATCACCTGGCACGTGCACTGCAACGCGAAGGCGTCAAGGACATCCTGGTCGAGGTCGTTAAAGATTTACGAATGCTCAAGGGCGATGCGTTCTGGACCTTCCTCGATCATCACGGCTGGGTTTACCCCTACGATGCGCAGGGACGCCGCCGCCCCTATGCGGACATACCAGGCGGAATATCCAGCTTGGCGGACGATCCCTACCGCAGTCTCGCCGGCGAATTGCGACGCGCCGGCGGCTATGCGAAGGATACGACGCCGTTCAGCGAGTTTCTCTGGGCCGATTTTCTGCGGCCACGCATCAAGCGCAGCGCGATCGAGAAGGATTTCGAAGCGGCGGCGGAGAAGGCACTGGCTTTGGCGAAGAGCACGGACGCCAATTTCCTGCCGGGCTGGTGCGGGCCGGTTACGGGTTAG
- the recR gene encoding recombination mediator RecR → MPKAVAGPEIERLIQLLAKLPGLGPRSARRAALHLIKKREQLMTPLTEALGTARDRITVCGICGNIDSQNPCTVCTDPKRDSSVIVVVADVADLWALERANAVNARYHVLGGTLSPLDGIGPQDLSIDALVSRAHEPAVKEVILALNATVDGQTTAHYITDLLHNANVTVTRLAHGVPVGGELDYLDEGTLSAAIRQRTPI, encoded by the coding sequence ATGCCGAAAGCCGTTGCCGGACCTGAAATCGAACGCCTGATCCAGCTTCTGGCCAAGCTGCCGGGCCTTGGGCCACGCTCGGCGCGGCGCGCGGCGTTGCATCTGATCAAGAAGCGCGAGCAATTGATGACGCCGCTGACCGAGGCGCTGGGCACCGCCCGCGACCGCATCACGGTCTGCGGCATTTGCGGCAATATCGATTCACAAAATCCCTGCACGGTCTGCACCGATCCCAAGCGCGACTCATCGGTGATTGTGGTGGTGGCCGATGTCGCCGATCTCTGGGCGCTGGAACGCGCCAATGCGGTGAATGCGCGCTATCACGTGCTCGGTGGGACGCTGTCGCCGCTCGACGGCATCGGGCCGCAGGATCTGAGCATCGATGCGCTAGTGTCGCGCGCGCATGAGCCGGCGGTGAAGGAAGTGATCCTGGCGCTCAATGCGACGGTCGATGGCCAGACCACGGCGCATTACATCACCGATCTTCTGCATAATGCCAACGTAACAGTAACGCGGCTGGCGCATGGTGTGCCGGTTGGCGGCGAGCTCGACTATCTGGATGAAGGTACGTTGTCGGCGGCGATCCGGCAGAGGACGCCGATCTGA
- a CDS encoding class I SAM-dependent methyltransferase yields the protein MSTIPHEDLAFLEKPENAYLTKAQILKWEEGRTFHTDWAAHHFFNWAELLHPLRDRRVRIVEVGSWEGRSALCFLNVLPHSTIVCIDPFAGNVEHHENPYFADLARKSEQQFDHNLAGYEARIEKIVGSSAEVLPRLGAAGRRFDVAYIDGSHIAADVYRDAVMAWSLLDRGGIAIFDDYEWPLMDTEEERPKLGVDMFLAAIPGQYRELHRGYQIAIEKV from the coding sequence GTGAGCACCATTCCCCATGAGGACCTGGCCTTTCTCGAGAAGCCCGAAAACGCTTATCTGACCAAGGCGCAGATCCTGAAATGGGAGGAGGGACGCACCTTCCACACCGACTGGGCGGCGCATCACTTCTTCAACTGGGCCGAACTGCTGCATCCGCTGCGCGACAGGAGGGTCCGCATTGTCGAAGTGGGCTCGTGGGAAGGCCGTTCGGCTTTGTGCTTCCTCAACGTGCTGCCGCATTCGACCATCGTGTGTATCGATCCGTTTGCCGGCAATGTCGAGCATCACGAGAATCCTTACTTCGCCGATCTCGCGCGCAAGAGCGAGCAGCAGTTCGATCACAATCTGGCCGGCTACGAGGCGCGGATCGAGAAGATCGTCGGCAGTTCGGCGGAGGTGCTGCCGCGCCTTGGCGCCGCCGGCCGGCGCTTCGATGTCGCCTATATCGACGGCAGCCATATCGCGGCGGATGTCTATCGCGATGCGGTGATGGCCTGGTCGCTTTTGGATCGCGGCGGCATCGCGATATTCGACGATTACGAATGGCCGCTGATGGACACCGAGGAGGAGCGGCCCAAGCTCGGTGTCGACATGTTCCTGGCCGCGATTCCCGGCCAGTATCGCGAGCTGCATCGCGGCTATCAGATCGCGATCGAGAAGGTGTAG
- a CDS encoding class I SAM-dependent methyltransferase gives MSPLTRLATRVAYGAMQLPRLAWYAGHGYALQRLAAEVKRRESNEAPPEKRWDGDNRAPVLSQSRLYGDMADLMARDLANVEEGLYPLPADHDGSLLTRIYRSRLFFDDLPDVHRRRKERRHDEVLDETTRGKRPDYYLQNFHYQSGGWLTEDSAQRYDTQVEVLFKGTANAMRRMALPELYEIFKGRDQRKLTLTDIGCGTGRFLDFVKQAWPRLPVTGIDLSEPYIKHARKHLRRWSRVRTIVGNAESLPLPDASQDAVTNIFTMHELPPQVRRTVIGECARVLKPGGRLVIVDSLQRRDVPDYDGILERFPQNYHEPYFESYLDEDFAHIAKTHGLTHVRDEPAFVSKVMVFDKV, from the coding sequence ATGAGCCCGCTGACCCGCCTCGCCACCCGTGTCGCCTATGGCGCGATGCAATTGCCGCGCCTCGCCTGGTATGCCGGCCACGGCTATGCGCTGCAGCGGCTGGCGGCGGAGGTAAAGCGGCGCGAGAGCAACGAAGCGCCGCCGGAAAAAAGATGGGACGGCGACAATCGCGCGCCGGTGCTGAGTCAGAGCCGGCTCTATGGCGACATGGCCGATCTCATGGCGCGCGATCTGGCCAATGTCGAGGAAGGCCTCTATCCGCTGCCGGCCGACCATGACGGCTCGCTGCTGACGCGGATCTATCGCTCGCGCCTGTTCTTCGACGATCTGCCGGATGTGCATCGCCGCCGCAAGGAACGCCGTCACGATGAGGTGCTGGACGAGACCACGCGCGGCAAACGGCCGGATTATTACTTGCAGAATTTCCACTATCAGTCCGGCGGCTGGCTGACCGAGGACTCTGCGCAACGCTACGACACCCAGGTCGAGGTGCTGTTCAAGGGCACCGCCAATGCGATGCGCCGCATGGCGCTGCCGGAGCTGTACGAGATTTTCAAGGGCCGCGATCAGCGCAAGCTGACGCTCACCGATATCGGCTGCGGCACCGGCCGCTTTCTCGATTTCGTCAAGCAAGCCTGGCCGCGGCTGCCGGTGACCGGCATCGATCTGTCCGAGCCCTACATCAAACATGCGCGGAAGCATCTGCGGCGCTGGTCGCGCGTGCGCACGATCGTCGGCAATGCCGAAAGCCTGCCGCTGCCGGATGCCAGCCAGGATGCAGTGACGAATATCTTCACGATGCACGAATTGCCGCCGCAGGTCCGCCGCACGGTGATCGGCGAATGCGCGCGTGTGCTCAAACCCGGCGGGCGCCTTGTGATCGTCGATTCGCTGCAGCGGCGCGACGTGCCCGATTATGACGGCATCCTGGAACGCTTCCCGCAGAATTATCACGAGCCTTATTTCGAGAGCTATCTCGATGAGGATTTCGCGCATATCGCGAAGACACACGGCCTGACGCATGTGCGGGACGAGCCGGCCTTTGTCTCGAAAGTGATGGTGTTCGACAAGGTCTGA